Proteins co-encoded in one bacterium genomic window:
- a CDS encoding PKD domain-containing protein, which translates to MKGLRFYALLTFAAYAAFFVACSGQSVSGKLSGASGSPQTQRLDAAIEELMSLEAPPGADADVWSQLKFALADALKDLGKDRFVSIAPIGTASRVPDLSYESDGDGTFTLKWTYRNHGDYDQSGEVGISDITPIALNYLQSTTDEPLVDPDEVIDGDFSGEVGVSDITPIALNFQSTVAKYLIEGSNNAGGPWTAAGEAPFPVGQIPFWFRPFSFDLGSAPEFDFYRVVPDDGQGNRGIPSNVAARPVVPIAPDIISVSPLFVQAQTQATFTAVVEGDPPHLYTWNFGGGASPNTSNEPAPTVTAGSVGIYSCTVRVSNGIGEETFPFTLEVTPGAPPDITSVSPLSAQMGQQVTFTASVTGDLPMTYAWDFGGGATPDTSADESPTVNAGDLGSYDCTLTVTNASGNDVFPFTFQVTELPAPPVIFDVQPQSGQEGEIITFNATVDGAGPLTYTWDFGGGAAPNTSSEISPQVTLGAPGTYPASLVLSNEAGNDTFNFDLTVNANPLPPDVISVSPTSGIEGNNVTFSAVVTGTPPFTYAWDFGGGGTPDTSGEESPLVTLGPAGVYDASLTVTNAQGEDIFDFSLTVNPPGQDWSVYIVADGGGGEYASLGVFGGKPCIAYYDPGEEDLMFAYCSTADGSGTWTSTTVDSKGMGLGDVGRYCYLANMGGVPGISYYEGGIDGNLKYAENASSDGTGTWFKYTIDSTGDVGMDTSCTKVGGRHAFAYYDADNGDLKYARANTTNPGGTYTKVTVDSAGDAGWSTTLLVAGGKPVIGYFADDGSTVSYKFAYANDFDGTGTWTKTTVRDVQSGLFAYGHSLCVVGFNPAVGLYNWGNGILEYGVNAQQDGSGAWTFHDVDGQTNISLFLGMAEVGGLPAIAFRDFDAGGLWAATCDTADGSGTWSTSDIDSTGGLEYASVASVDGGRIGVAYYDSGADSLKFAIHD; encoded by the coding sequence ATGAAAGGACTGCGTTTTTATGCGTTATTAACATTCGCCGCCTATGCGGCTTTCTTTGTCGCATGCTCCGGACAGTCGGTATCCGGAAAATTGAGCGGAGCGTCCGGTTCCCCGCAGACGCAGAGACTTGATGCAGCGATTGAAGAACTTATGTCTCTCGAAGCCCCCCCCGGAGCGGATGCCGACGTTTGGAGCCAGCTAAAGTTCGCCCTCGCCGACGCGCTCAAGGATCTCGGCAAGGACAGGTTCGTATCGATCGCTCCCATCGGCACAGCCAGCCGGGTGCCCGACCTGTCCTACGAATCGGACGGCGACGGCACTTTCACGCTTAAATGGACATACCGCAACCACGGCGATTACGACCAGAGCGGCGAAGTGGGGATATCCGACATTACACCGATTGCGCTCAACTATCTTCAATCCACTACCGACGAGCCGCTGGTGGATCCCGACGAAGTGATAGACGGCGATTTCAGCGGCGAAGTCGGCGTTTCCGACATCACGCCGATAGCCCTCAATTTTCAGTCGACTGTTGCGAAGTACCTGATCGAAGGCTCCAACAACGCCGGCGGCCCGTGGACGGCCGCGGGCGAGGCGCCGTTCCCGGTCGGCCAGATTCCGTTCTGGTTCCGGCCTTTCAGCTTCGACCTCGGCTCCGCGCCGGAATTCGACTTTTACCGCGTCGTCCCCGACGACGGCCAAGGAAACCGCGGCATTCCGTCGAACGTCGCCGCGCGCCCGGTCGTTCCAATCGCGCCCGACATCATTTCGGTGTCGCCGCTTTTCGTCCAGGCGCAGACCCAAGCGACTTTCACCGCGGTGGTGGAAGGCGACCCGCCGCACCTGTATACCTGGAATTTCGGAGGCGGTGCTTCGCCGAACACGAGCAACGAGCCCGCGCCGACCGTCACCGCGGGCTCGGTCGGCATCTACTCCTGCACCGTCCGCGTATCGAACGGCATCGGGGAGGAAACGTTTCCGTTCACGCTCGAAGTCACCCCCGGCGCGCCGCCGGATATCACGTCCGTCTCGCCCCTCTCCGCGCAGATGGGACAGCAGGTCACCTTCACGGCATCCGTAACGGGCGACCTGCCGATGACGTATGCCTGGGATTTCGGGGGGGGAGCGACTCCGGACACGAGCGCGGACGAGTCCCCGACCGTCAACGCGGGCGACCTGGGCTCTTACGACTGCACGCTGACGGTCACGAACGCCAGCGGAAACGACGTGTTTCCGTTCACGTTCCAGGTGACCGAGCTGCCCGCTCCTCCCGTCATTTTCGACGTCCAGCCTCAATCGGGGCAGGAAGGCGAAATAATTACCTTCAACGCGACGGTGGACGGCGCGGGGCCGCTGACCTACACCTGGGATTTCGGGGGGGGCGCTGCACCCAACACGTCAAGCGAAATTTCGCCGCAAGTCACTCTCGGAGCGCCGGGAACTTATCCGGCGTCGCTAGTGCTTTCGAACGAGGCCGGAAACGACACGTTCAACTTCGATCTCACAGTCAACGCGAATCCACTTCCGCCGGATGTGATTTCGGTTTCGCCGACTTCGGGCATCGAGGGAAACAACGTCACCTTCAGCGCTGTTGTGACGGGCACGCCGCCGTTCACGTACGCTTGGGATTTCGGCGGCGGGGGGACTCCGGATACATCCGGCGAAGAATCGCCGCTGGTCACGCTCGGTCCGGCGGGCGTTTACGATGCCAGCCTGACGGTGACGAACGCGCAGGGGGAAGACATCTTCGATTTCTCGCTTACGGTGAATCCGCCCGGTCAGGACTGGTCGGTTTACATTGTCGCTGACGGGGGGGGAGGCGAGTACGCGTCGCTGGGCGTGTTCGGAGGCAAGCCGTGCATCGCGTACTACGACCCCGGCGAGGAAGACCTGATGTTTGCATACTGCTCGACCGCGGACGGAAGCGGGACTTGGACTTCGACTACAGTTGACTCGAAGGGAATGGGGCTGGGCGACGTCGGGCGATACTGCTATCTTGCGAATATGGGCGGCGTGCCTGGAATAAGCTACTACGAGGGCGGGATCGACGGCAATTTGAAGTACGCCGAGAATGCAAGCTCGGACGGCACGGGCACGTGGTTCAAGTACACGATAGACTCGACGGGCGACGTGGGAATGGACACAAGCTGCACCAAGGTTGGCGGCAGACACGCGTTCGCGTACTACGACGCGGACAACGGCGACCTCAAGTACGCGCGCGCGAACACTACGAATCCGGGGGGAACTTACACTAAAGTAACCGTGGATTCGGCCGGGGATGCAGGCTGGAGCACGACGCTTCTCGTTGCAGGCGGAAAGCCGGTCATCGGCTATTTTGCCGACGACGGCTCGACGGTGAGCTACAAATTCGCTTACGCGAACGATTTCGACGGAACCGGAACCTGGACGAAAACGACGGTGCGCGACGTGCAAAGCGGCCTATTTGCTTACGGCCACTCGCTTTGCGTAGTGGGCTTCAATCCCGCTGTCGGACTTTACAACTGGGGCAACGGCATACTCGAATACGGCGTAAACGCGCAGCAGGACGGCTCCGGAGCGTGGACTTTCCATGACGTGGACGGGCAGACCAACATCAGCCTGTTCCTCGGCATGGCGGAGGTCGGAGGGCTGCCCGCGATTGCGTTCCGGGATTTCGACGCGGGAGGCCTGTGGGCTGCGACATGCGACACAGCCGACGGGAGCGGGACGTGGAGCACGAGCGATATAGATTCAACCGGCGGCCTCGAGTACGCCTCGGTCGCTTCGGTTGACGGCGGCAGGATCGGCGTCGCGTACTACGACAGCGGCGCGGACTCGCTCAAGTTCGCGATACACGATTAG
- a CDS encoding pyridoxal phosphate-dependent aminotransferase, which yields MSLSQIAKTIAPSPTLRLNEMAAIMREKGDPVIHLGGGEPKSKAPLDALTAAAGMLNSGEIRYTPADGIPALKKAIIRYTEEYYGHLVAPENVIASGGAKQAIMVFLQAILNPQEEVIYPAPYWVSYPEMVKLVGGIPVPVYPEDGTFHPRLSDIEEKVSSYTRAIIINSPNNPTGEVYSEEFLHDIVEFCEKRGIYLLMDDIYHRLVFDGRKPVNWWKFVKDKGENSKMVIVNGVSKQYAMTGFRIGWAVANRQLIEAMTNIQAHQTSGPSGLLQHAAAAAINGIQSSVESLRVTLENNRNVMVQELRAFDGVKIRVPGGTFYCFADFSAYGKDSKKIAEHLLSKVMVLVMPGVEFGMDGFLRLSFCGTIKDITEGIERMKWALDPNSPNEIYIGNRKLVRDWV from the coding sequence ATGTCACTAAGCCAGATTGCAAAAACGATCGCTCCCTCGCCGACGCTGCGGCTGAACGAGATGGCGGCGATAATGCGGGAAAAGGGCGACCCGGTCATCCACCTGGGCGGCGGTGAGCCCAAGTCGAAAGCGCCGCTTGACGCGCTCACGGCGGCGGCGGGGATGCTTAACTCGGGCGAGATCCGCTACACGCCGGCGGACGGCATCCCGGCGCTTAAAAAGGCCATCATCCGGTACACCGAAGAGTATTACGGTCATCTGGTTGCGCCGGAGAACGTGATCGCTTCGGGCGGCGCCAAGCAGGCGATTATGGTCTTTCTCCAGGCGATATTGAATCCGCAGGAGGAAGTGATATACCCGGCGCCTTACTGGGTCAGCTACCCGGAGATGGTGAAGCTCGTCGGAGGGATTCCCGTGCCCGTGTACCCGGAAGACGGGACGTTTCATCCGCGGCTGTCGGACATCGAAGAAAAGGTGTCCAGCTACACGCGAGCGATAATCATAAACAGCCCGAACAATCCGACGGGCGAAGTGTACAGCGAAGAATTTTTGCACGACATAGTCGAGTTCTGCGAGAAGCGGGGGATATACCTGCTGATGGACGATATCTACCACCGGCTGGTTTTCGACGGGCGAAAGCCGGTCAACTGGTGGAAATTCGTCAAAGACAAAGGCGAAAACTCGAAAATGGTCATCGTCAACGGCGTCTCGAAGCAGTATGCGATGACGGGATTCCGGATCGGCTGGGCGGTGGCGAACAGGCAGCTAATCGAGGCGATGACCAACATCCAGGCGCACCAGACAAGCGGGCCGAGCGGACTCCTGCAGCACGCGGCGGCGGCTGCGATAAACGGAATTCAATCGAGCGTGGAAAGCCTGCGCGTGACTTTGGAAAACAACCGCAACGTGATGGTGCAGGAGCTTCGGGCGTTCGACGGGGTGAAAATCCGGGTGCCGGGCGGGACGTTCTACTGCTTCGCCGACTTCTCGGCGTACGGAAAGGACTCGAAGAAAATTGCGGAGCATCTTTTGTCCAAGGTGATGGTGCTGGTGATGCCGGGCGTCGAGTTCGGGATGGATGGATTCCTGCGGCTGTCCTTCTGCGGAACGATAAAGGACATAACCGAAGGCATCGAGCGCATGAAATGGGCGCTCGATCCGAATTCGCCCAACGAAATTTACATCGGCAACCGCAAGCTCGTGAGGGACTGGGTATGA
- a CDS encoding pseudouridine synthase has translation MADDGRPGGRKPGSGGPGARKFPARSGAPGRGGASKPDGGSRSAGAGGSRPAAPRRYDKDRKPGERTERKPPGRPGERPYPKARAKPPQQPKHGRVRVFLEIPGVKLPEDAAPPEESHAPDSPRRIKRTIPAALDEEKKLRAERQAEHAAKRDAERVRIRKAGQHQRSGSDGRSARQAPEGAPGRKRLPKSESRDAGEFASGLMRINRALSLAGLGSRRAVEELITGGKVAVNGKTVTDLSTQVDPQKDSIAVDGKAVRFAPLVYYAFYKPRGVVTTMKDERGRESVAEHIRKAGIREPVKPVGRLDRRSEGLLLLTNDGALAMRLTHPSGGVKKTYLASLDRRLTEEDGNAFLSGVELEDGPGKFDSLEFVRDNPDSVVYRVSVREGRNRLVRRIFGAKGYVVKRLVRTEFGGLKVTGLKSGELRKLTAGEIEALRKAGK, from the coding sequence GTGGCGGACGACGGCAGGCCGGGCGGACGAAAGCCGGGAAGCGGCGGCCCCGGCGCGCGCAAGTTCCCCGCCCGTTCCGGCGCGCCCGGCCGAGGCGGCGCATCGAAGCCGGACGGCGGAAGCCGAAGCGCCGGCGCGGGAGGTTCAAGGCCCGCCGCACCGAGGAGATACGACAAAGACCGCAAGCCCGGCGAGAGAACTGAGAGAAAGCCGCCCGGAAGGCCGGGCGAGCGGCCGTATCCGAAGGCGCGCGCGAAACCGCCGCAGCAGCCGAAACACGGCCGGGTGCGCGTCTTCCTCGAAATCCCCGGCGTGAAGCTGCCGGAAGACGCGGCGCCGCCTGAAGAGTCGCACGCGCCCGATTCGCCCAGGCGCATCAAGCGCACGATTCCCGCGGCGCTGGACGAGGAAAAAAAGCTGCGGGCGGAGCGGCAGGCGGAGCACGCGGCGAAGCGCGACGCGGAGCGCGTTCGGATCAGGAAGGCGGGGCAGCACCAAAGAAGCGGTTCGGACGGGAGAAGCGCCCGGCAGGCTCCGGAAGGCGCGCCAGGGCGGAAGCGGCTGCCGAAATCCGAATCGCGGGATGCGGGCGAGTTCGCATCCGGGCTGATGCGCATAAACCGCGCTCTGTCGCTTGCGGGGCTGGGCAGCCGGCGGGCGGTCGAGGAGCTTATCACCGGCGGGAAAGTTGCGGTGAACGGCAAGACCGTAACCGACCTTTCGACGCAGGTTGACCCGCAGAAGGATTCGATCGCCGTGGACGGCAAGGCCGTGCGGTTCGCGCCGCTTGTTTATTACGCGTTCTACAAGCCGCGCGGCGTAGTCACGACGATGAAGGACGAGCGCGGGCGGGAGTCGGTGGCGGAGCATATAAGGAAGGCGGGGATACGCGAGCCGGTAAAGCCCGTCGGGCGGCTCGACCGCCGCAGCGAGGGGCTGCTGCTTTTGACGAACGACGGCGCGCTGGCGATGCGGCTCACGCATCCGTCCGGCGGAGTGAAAAAGACGTACCTGGCCAGCCTCGATCGCAGGTTAACCGAGGAAGACGGCAACGCGTTTTTGTCCGGCGTGGAGCTGGAAGACGGGCCGGGGAAATTCGACTCGCTCGAATTCGTGCGGGACAATCCGGACAGCGTCGTTTACCGTGTGAGCGTGCGGGAGGGGAGAAACCGGCTGGTGCGCAGGATTTTCGGCGCGAAGGGGTACGTGGTGAAACGGCTGGTGCGGACGGAGTTCGGCGGGCTGAAGGTGACGGGGCTGAAAAGCGGCGAGCTAAGAAAGCTGACCGCGGGGGAAATCGAGGCGCTGAGGAAAGCCGGGAAATAG
- the thrS gene encoding threonine--tRNA ligase, with the protein MSPVIAKDPRQDERAERLHRLRHSCSHLMAEAVTTLWPGTKLAIGPAIDEGFYYDFDVAGEISVEDLPRIEEKMREIAKKNVPFERIELSREDAAKQIDGWGEYKLELLDAIPEGETISFYRDGDFIDLCAGPHIEKSGELKHFKLTAVSGAYWRGDEKNKMLTRIYGTCFDSKEELAQHLKNMEEAQRRDHRKLGRELDLYTVEPDLGPGLPIYHPKGATMLKILRDYMWDEHERRGYVPLQTPHIMRTEAWETSGHMSNYRENMFMVSSLDETERIEKAKAAGKQESRDFGSYGLKPMNCPMHLLVYKDKIRSYRELPIRMFEFGTVYRYERAGVLHGLLRVRGFTQDDAHIFCTEEQFRAESRKVLEFCFDVYDLFGFNYVVMLKTRPDKAVGAIENWDKATEGLHDVLKDMAIPFTIKEKDGAFYGPKVDMEVRDSLGREWQGSTVQVDFNLPERFDLTYVGEDGQKRRPVMVHRAILGSFERFFGLLIEEFGGAFPLWIAPVQLAILPIGESHREYARGVFERMIARGVRAVLDETDEKLGKKIRLHTMQKVPYLAVIGDKEMESGELAIRGYFDGELGKLSEAALAEKIADEVKAKTVRKK; encoded by the coding sequence ATGTCACCGGTCATTGCGAAGGACCCGCGGCAGGACGAGCGGGCCGAGAGGCTTCACCGCCTGCGCCACAGCTGCTCACACCTGATGGCGGAGGCCGTGACAACGCTTTGGCCGGGCACAAAGCTTGCGATTGGCCCCGCGATTGACGAAGGCTTCTACTACGACTTCGACGTCGCGGGCGAGATATCGGTCGAGGACCTGCCGCGCATCGAGGAGAAGATGCGCGAGATCGCGAAGAAAAACGTACCTTTCGAGAGAATCGAGCTTTCGCGCGAGGACGCGGCAAAGCAGATCGACGGATGGGGCGAATACAAGCTTGAATTGCTGGACGCGATCCCGGAAGGCGAGACCATCAGCTTTTACCGCGACGGCGACTTTATAGACCTATGCGCCGGGCCGCACATCGAAAAATCCGGCGAACTCAAGCATTTCAAGCTGACCGCGGTGTCGGGCGCGTACTGGCGCGGCGACGAGAAAAACAAGATGCTGACCCGCATCTACGGCACCTGCTTCGACTCGAAGGAGGAGCTTGCGCAGCACCTCAAGAACATGGAAGAAGCGCAGCGCCGCGACCACAGGAAGCTCGGCCGCGAGCTGGATTTGTACACCGTCGAGCCGGATCTCGGCCCCGGCCTGCCGATCTACCACCCCAAGGGCGCGACGATGCTGAAGATTCTGCGCGATTACATGTGGGACGAGCACGAGCGCCGCGGCTACGTGCCGCTGCAGACCCCTCACATAATGCGCACCGAGGCGTGGGAGACAAGCGGGCACATGTCGAACTACCGCGAGAACATGTTCATGGTCAGCTCGCTGGACGAGACCGAGCGCATCGAAAAGGCGAAGGCCGCGGGCAAGCAGGAATCGCGCGACTTCGGCAGCTACGGCTTAAAGCCGATGAACTGCCCGATGCATTTGCTTGTTTACAAGGACAAGATCCGCAGCTACCGCGAGCTGCCGATACGGATGTTCGAATTCGGCACCGTGTACCGCTACGAGCGCGCGGGCGTGCTGCACGGACTCTTGCGCGTGCGCGGATTCACACAGGACGACGCGCATATCTTCTGCACCGAGGAGCAGTTCCGCGCGGAATCGCGGAAGGTTCTGGAATTCTGCTTCGACGTGTACGACCTGTTCGGATTCAATTACGTCGTGATGCTCAAGACCCGTCCCGACAAGGCCGTCGGCGCGATCGAGAACTGGGACAAGGCCACCGAAGGCCTGCACGACGTTTTGAAAGATATGGCCATCCCGTTCACAATCAAGGAAAAGGACGGCGCGTTTTACGGCCCGAAGGTGGATATGGAAGTGCGCGATTCGCTAGGCCGCGAGTGGCAGGGCTCGACAGTGCAGGTTGACTTCAACCTTCCGGAGCGCTTCGACCTGACTTACGTGGGCGAAGACGGCCAAAAGCGGCGGCCGGTTATGGTGCACAGGGCGATACTAGGCAGCTTCGAGCGGTTTTTCGGGTTATTAATCGAGGAATTCGGCGGCGCGTTCCCGCTGTGGATAGCGCCGGTGCAGCTCGCGATACTGCCCATCGGCGAAAGCCACCGCGAGTACGCGCGCGGCGTGTTCGAGCGGATGATCGCGCGCGGCGTGCGCGCGGTGCTTGACGAAACCGACGAAAAACTGGGCAAGAAAATCCGGCTGCACACGATGCAGAAGGTGCCTTACCTGGCGGTAATCGGCGACAAGGAAATGGAGTCGGGCGAGCTTGCGATCCGCGGCTACTTCGACGGCGAGCTTGGCAAGCTTAGCGAAGCCGCTCTCGCCGAAAAAATCGCGGACGAGGTGAAGGCGAAGACGGTGAGGAAGAAGTAG
- a CDS encoding nitroreductase family protein, which produces MGSIYDIIISRRSQRRYTRQVPPRSLVEKIVDGARWAPSAGNRQNFHWWISGGEKRNELVKIISAVSERAPELFADYDKRIQAFLTLYLRTLGGAPIIIVLSYEKRKKAGAKAPFDWEKWDYASACAAMQNLLLLAHAEGLGTCWMTAPLLVHEEIKKCLDIPKNHELVGVTPLGYPAHEIPLIPRIDPELKKTVKWFGF; this is translated from the coding sequence TTGGGCAGCATTTACGACATAATCATCTCGAGGCGCAGCCAGCGCCGGTACACCCGGCAGGTGCCGCCGCGCTCGCTCGTGGAAAAAATCGTGGACGGAGCGCGATGGGCGCCGTCCGCGGGCAACCGCCAGAACTTCCACTGGTGGATATCCGGCGGCGAGAAGCGCAACGAACTGGTGAAAATCATCTCGGCCGTAAGCGAGCGGGCGCCGGAGCTTTTCGCCGATTACGACAAACGCATCCAGGCGTTTCTGACGCTTTACCTGCGCACGCTGGGCGGGGCGCCGATAATCATCGTGCTTTCGTACGAAAAGCGAAAGAAGGCGGGGGCAAAGGCGCCGTTCGACTGGGAAAAATGGGACTACGCAAGCGCCTGCGCCGCGATGCAGAATCTGCTGCTTTTGGCGCACGCGGAGGGGCTCGGCACATGCTGGATGACCGCGCCGCTTTTGGTGCACGAGGAAATCAAGAAGTGCCTGGATATTCCGAAAAACCACGAGCTTGTCGGAGTCACACCGCTCGGATACCCCGCGCACGAAATCCCGCTTATACCGAGGATAGATCCGGAGCTGAAGAAAACCGTCAAGTGGTTCGGATTTTAG
- a CDS encoding ThaI family type II restriction endonuclease, translating into MDKLFTDIAVAKRIQQRLPELFQLAELESSRAGKVGMEVGSVREKIIIALLMFVFGETNVVADLPITEPELDVLVNDIPLSIKTITGKKLSGVKLVWTVDATKALEFLRGYKPKCNILLVQINWGGQGGLYYFPLRAQTVVINSIGTEKYIKLPKSGTNPRGVELTQVALEYLAAHPLSKKLEIKWEKEAVSYNPYTRWLELWRAD; encoded by the coding sequence ATGGACAAACTTTTCACGGATATAGCGGTAGCCAAACGAATTCAACAACGCCTTCCTGAGCTGTTTCAGCTTGCCGAGCTTGAAAGCTCCCGTGCAGGCAAGGTAGGGATGGAGGTTGGCTCGGTTCGCGAGAAGATCATAATCGCCCTGCTTATGTTCGTATTTGGCGAGACAAATGTTGTCGCTGATTTGCCCATAACTGAACCGGAATTAGATGTCCTTGTAAATGACATACCTCTTTCCATTAAAACCATAACAGGAAAGAAACTATCAGGCGTCAAACTCGTCTGGACCGTCGATGCAACCAAGGCCCTTGAGTTTCTCCGTGGATACAAGCCTAAATGCAACATTCTGCTTGTCCAAATCAACTGGGGCGGACAAGGGGGGCTTTACTATTTTCCCTTGCGGGCGCAGACTGTCGTAATAAACTCTATCGGTACTGAGAAGTACATTAAGTTGCCCAAATCTGGTACAAATCCCCGTGGGGTAGAACTTACTCAAGTCGCTCTTGAGTATCTTGCAGCGCATCCGCTTTCCAAAAAACTTGAAATAAAGTGGGAAAAGGAAGCTGTTTCATATAATCCCTACACAAGATGGCTTGAGCTGTGGAGGGCTGACTAA
- the pckA gene encoding phosphoenolpyruvate carboxykinase (ATP) yields the protein MTKYLEFNTPATKQADALKSDFGLKNHGLVHLDRVYWNLPTPALVEEAVFRGEGHLSHQGPLVVNTGKHTARAAQDKYIVQEHSTAERIWWGKYNRPMAPDSFAALFNRVQAYLLGEELFVQDCYAGADPEYRLPIRIITEKAWHSHFARNMFITIRNQDELKRHVPEFTVIAVPGFKADPRIDGTRTETSIIINYGQRLAIICNSAYGGEIKKTIFTVLNFLLPLEGVLSMHCSANVGDSGDVALFFGLSGTGKTTLSADPRRKLIGDDEHGWSENGVFNFEGGCYAKVIRLSAEHEPQIYACTRRFGTILENVVYDPVSRRLDLDDERLTENTRAAYPLEFIDNIVPEGMAHTHPKNVIFLTCDAQGVLPPIAKLSPEQAMYHFISGYTSKIAGTEIGLGIEPEITFSACFGAPFMVHHPFEYANLLKDKMQKHGAQCWLVNTGWVGGKFGVGKRISIKHTRNLLNAALDGKLAKVKYRKDKLFGFEVPLSCPDVPEDVLEPSNAWGDKHEYWKKYDALAARYIENFKLFADGCTPEVIAAGPKRMG from the coding sequence ATGACGAAATATCTCGAATTCAACACGCCCGCAACCAAGCAGGCCGACGCACTCAAAAGCGATTTCGGACTGAAAAACCACGGGCTCGTCCATCTCGACCGCGTTTATTGGAATCTCCCGACGCCCGCGCTCGTGGAGGAAGCGGTATTCCGCGGCGAAGGCCACCTCTCGCATCAGGGGCCGCTCGTCGTGAACACGGGCAAGCACACCGCGCGCGCCGCGCAGGACAAGTACATCGTCCAGGAGCATTCGACCGCCGAGCGGATATGGTGGGGCAAGTACAACCGGCCGATGGCGCCGGACAGCTTCGCCGCGCTCTTCAACCGCGTCCAAGCGTATCTTCTGGGAGAGGAGCTTTTCGTCCAGGACTGCTACGCGGGCGCGGATCCGGAATACAGGCTGCCCATACGAATCATCACCGAAAAGGCCTGGCACAGCCACTTCGCGCGCAACATGTTCATCACAATCCGCAACCAGGACGAACTCAAGCGCCACGTTCCGGAATTCACGGTGATCGCCGTACCTGGATTCAAGGCCGATCCGCGGATTGACGGGACGCGCACCGAAACGTCCATCATCATCAACTACGGCCAGAGACTCGCGATAATCTGCAACTCCGCGTACGGCGGCGAGATCAAGAAAACGATCTTCACCGTCCTCAATTTTCTCCTGCCTCTTGAAGGCGTGCTTTCGATGCACTGCAGCGCGAACGTGGGCGATTCGGGCGACGTCGCGCTTTTCTTCGGACTTTCGGGCACCGGCAAGACGACGCTGTCCGCGGATCCGCGGCGAAAGCTGATCGGCGACGACGAGCACGGCTGGAGCGAAAACGGCGTTTTCAATTTCGAAGGCGGATGCTACGCCAAAGTCATCCGGCTGTCCGCCGAGCACGAGCCGCAGATTTACGCCTGCACGCGGCGGTTCGGGACGATTCTCGAAAACGTCGTGTACGACCCCGTCTCGCGCCGCCTCGACCTCGACGACGAGCGCCTCACCGAAAACACCCGCGCGGCCTACCCGCTGGAATTCATAGACAACATCGTCCCGGAGGGAATGGCGCACACGCATCCGAAGAACGTAATCTTCCTCACTTGCGACGCGCAGGGCGTGCTTCCGCCGATCGCCAAACTCAGCCCCGAGCAGGCGATGTACCACTTCATTTCGGGCTACACGTCCAAGATCGCGGGAACCGAAATCGGCCTCGGCATCGAGCCGGAGATCACGTTTTCCGCGTGCTTCGGCGCGCCGTTCATGGTGCACCATCCGTTCGAGTACGCGAACCTTCTGAAGGACAAAATGCAGAAGCACGGGGCGCAGTGCTGGCTGGTCAACACCGGATGGGTCGGCGGCAAGTTCGGCGTAGGCAAGCGCATCTCGATAAAGCACACGCGCAACCTGCTGAACGCGGCGCTGGACGGCAAGCTGGCGAAGGTGAAGTACCGAAAGGACAAGCTGTTCGGCTTCGAAGTGCCGCTGTCCTGCCCGGACGTGCCGGAGGACGTGCTGGAGCCGTCCAACGCATGGGGCGACAAGCACGAGTACTGGAAAAAGTACGACGCGCTCGCGGCGCGGTACATCGAGAACTTCAAGCTGTTCGCGGACGGCTGCACCCCCGAAGTGATCGCCGCCGGACCGAAGCGGATGGGATAG